In the genome of Hypanus sabinus isolate sHypSab1 unplaced genomic scaffold, sHypSab1.hap1 scaffold_1343, whole genome shotgun sequence, the window tccacatttaagaggtttgtgtaggtacctggatggtagaggtatgggagtgggcagtttaaatagttcagcacaaactagatggttcaaagggcctgtttctgtgttgtaattttctacaagaacctgaaataatacaaaaattgacTCTGTCCATATAACAACTGTGTGGACCAACCATACATCTCAGCTGGAATTATTTAATATggcattaaaactgtggcaccttaagttaataatacatgaAATGATTCCCCAGctgcacgtcaagaaagactatttgcgtgatactgtttcagttactgtggagcCAGGCaaccatgcagctcagcaggaacagggaataataccaatggagagagtcaaactgagccaggtcacagattggagatggcagaaatgccccattcttatagagacaggaagagcatcagggaattgatggtcattccagataccagcactctgcccagtcaggagatgatttctctcttttcttgggttgaacctcactgtaacttTGTGATTCCAATTCAGCCCTTGGCAACTCATgtcatctcatctgaaatgttgaccaaagcccattgatggattttgtacatctttttacaggttaaaaacgagaaggaatttgtctccaggaagccCAAAAATGGCATGCCAGTTTCGTTGTCTGTGTCTCGATATATAAGAAGTGGAgtaagggattcaatcgaccatccttcctgctcagactgtggggagggattcactcggtcattagACCAACTGGCAAGAccatcattttacacaggagaaaggccgttcacctgctcagtgcgaatggattcactcggttatcacaattgaaggttcATAAGCAGGTTCACACTGGTCAAggacattcacctgttctgtgtgtgagaaaggattcagtcagtcatcccacctgtggacacaccagttagttcacaccaggcagaggctggtgatctgctgaatttgtggggaaggattcactcggtcatctgacctaatggctcagcagcgagttcacactggagagaggctgttcacttgctcagtctgtgggaagggattcactcggtcatctcacctactggtacatcagcgagttcatactggggaaagGCCGTttatctgctcagtctgtgggaagggattcactcagtctgcCAACCTCCATAGTCatgagcgagttcacactggggagaagccatttacctgcctagaatgtgggaagagattcactcatgcTTCTACCCTGCAGACTCATCAGCGAtttcacacaggggagaagccgttcacttgctcagtctgtgagaagagattcactcagtcatctgacctactgcgtcaccagcgagttcacactggagagaagccactcacctgctcagaatgtgggaaggaattcactcggtcatttgacctaatggctcaccaacaAGATCACTCTGTGGAGCGCCCATACACCTGCTcgaactgtgggaagggattcactttgtcatctaAGCTACTGATACATCCTCATGTTCACAGTGGggagccgttcacctgctcagtctccGGTatgagattcactgattcatccaccctacagcgtcaccaacgagttcacactggggagtggccgctcacctgctcagtctgtgggaagggattcactcggtcatttgacctaatggctcaccaacgagttcacactggtgagcggccattcacctgctcagtctgtgggaagggattcaatcagtcatccaacctgcagagtcatcagcgagttcacactggggagaagccgttcacctgctcagaatgtgggaagggctTCTCTcatttatccaacctacagagacatcagcgagttcacactgaggagaagctgatcacctgctcagtctgtgagaagggattcacttgctcatctacaCTGAAGGTACATctgtgagttcacactggggagaagccgttcacctgctaagaatgtgggaaaggattcactcagtcatcccaactactggcacaacagtcagttcacactagggagtggccgttgttatgaatccctgggtttcttttgctgtggactgtcactttaagagagAGATAGATTACGAAgatgaatcagtctgacttgcagcttgtttagttttaaccaaggacacagacactcatagtcagatggaggtgaaggaggaaaaatggaaggatcgaaacAAAGTAAGtaatggccaagggtcactgtttagaactttcctatgcccacaatggtgagttaattatcgattcactgTACATCGATTGTGTGGTTGGCAccttgtttgatccataggagtggatctgatttggggtatactgtgaagaccactgatgtgttaaccattgtctggctgtggtgtggtaattAACTTGAAGAcaataccccttgtgacaagtcattTTTGTGATAATTCATATGTGAGTTTGAAATGACGACAGGTAAAATCTCCAGCAACTGCtctctcgttttaccaccatggagcatgtggaattcgacataattgccttctcttgacatttagcctggattacaaatacctctcaCTCATCACCTGTTCCGTGGTTGAACTGAAGTTTCATACTTTGCCATCTCAATACTCCAAGAATTGTTTCCCGGAGCTCCATagtttgagagttttattcattcacatatatacacataacactgttaacttttgtttatcttgcttaagttGCTATATTATAAGTATATTCTAATAAAGGTTTTAACATAAAAAAACAGACTCCAATTGCTGCTGATTTATTTCTAATGCGTTAcggttcataacaaaattgggtcCTGCGTCTGGGATATGGACAGATTTTTATATtcattaattatcgatttcattTCGGAAATCCCTTCTGATTTATCTGTGTGTGGAAACTTTGCAGCAATGGATGCTGATTATTGTTTGGAAGCGCCAGCCTCTGAGGCATTAGGAGATGTCAGAAGAATTGAGCTGTTGAGtattgctaaggtgaaattgacaatgaggagggcacagatgcagagggtaATAGCCGATcgttatgtatctgagggtgtgtttaaagtggaggagttggaggtgtgagcttgagctccagtacaagtgcgaaaaattaaagatggagacTGCGGAAAGGCAGATACAGTTTGAGGCCAGAGAAGCAGAAAAAcggagggaggaagcagaaagacagaggctgttcgagctggaaaagatagagagattgcagcaaaggggtctagcgtTGGACTCTGGCGATCAGTTTGAGGCcagtcgggaagttaaattggtacctccatttgacgaggcagaggttgataaatattttcagcattttgagatggttgctcagagtttaaagtaGCCAAAAGAAGGTTAGCCTATTCTCCTACatagtgtaattaaggggaaggctcagtcagcgtattctgctttgacagttgattaAGCAGCTGATTGTGACATCGTGAAACAGGCTGTACGCAAAGCTTACGAGTTGGCCCCAGAATCATACAGCAAatgtttagaaatttgaggaaatctgtgaaccagacttatATGGAATTCGCTtttgagaagtttgtgtgttttaATGACTGGTTCACATATAAAAATAGAAGTGataattttaacagcttgaaagtgttgcttttaattgaagaattcaaaaggagCATTCCTGATAACATAAAGacgtatttagatgaaaaggatgctgccactttgcaggagtctgctagattagcagaggAGTTTGTTTTAACTCATAAGTTTAAGTTTATCCCAAATAAGAGCTACCAAAATAGTCGCAAGGATAACCAGGGTAAAaaagaaattaaagctgggacaagagtaaggatgaaggaaagcagttgaaggagaaatattctgatcttgcctgttactattgtaagaacgttggtcatatgatggctaattgttccgcactgaagaagaaaaaggaaaaggagtcaGTCCCAAATGCCTGTATTGAGTATGCTGAAGCACCTATAAACCCGCAGGGTCCTGAACATTCTGTTTGAGGCTCAGTTAAGGTCTCAGAAGTCTGACCGAGTTCAGAAGggattcgatcattttatgtcagatgggtttgtattagtaaaggaagggtcaaccccggTACCATTGAAAATTCTTCgagttactggggcttctcagtcacttatatcagacagcgttctaaagtttggtgatgagactaacactggtgaggtaaatcttattaaaggcattgagGGCGGCATGGTTTCCGTGCCGTTGCACAAGGTAGCTTTACTGTAAGTgttggtttcgggacctgttAAGATCGGAGTATGCTGCAGTTTACCAGAGGAAGATGTTACTTTCCTGTTAgtgaatgacctggcagatggtaaagttgttcctgcagtgcagttaaCAATTAACGCAACCACTAATGACCCACagaaataattctactggcctaatctgaggaaagatgctGTGACCCTTTGCAGGAACTGTCACATTGGTCAAGTTGTTGGTAAACCTAATCAGATCTCCACAGTGTCCCACTGCAGTCTATATATAACTGCATTTGGTGAACCCTTTTCAAAATTtctagtggattgtgttggccgattgccaaagactaaagctggccatcagtatctgctaactattatgtgtactgcaacCAGATTCCCAGAgacaatacctctcagaaatattaaagctaaaactgtggcgaaggctcttaccaagtttTTACTTTATCTGGTTtgtctaaagaaatccagtctgatcaatgaagcaattttacatctggattattccagcttGTACTTTATGTACTGGGAGCTAAACTAATTACAACGTCTGCGTACCATCCAGAATTACGATAGGTTCTAGAAAgaattcattctaccctcaaaacaatgattaagacataatgTGTTCCAGACTGTCTCTCTTACGCCGTGCTTTGTAAAGTCTTGAAAAATACATTATCGGACATACGCATGCGTATGCCAAaaaaagacatactgtgttgaaaatggaaaggctgaaatgaaggaatatatttgcttttgttcgcagtaagagagttggtacaggagtcactgggatttagtccatttgaatttgtatttggtcagagagtgaggggacctttgaccttgttaaaggtaTAGTGAATTGATGGGGATGTGCACGTAAACTTGTTAGACTAAGTTTTGAAGTTCAACAATGAACTACTCCAGGcctgtagtctagcgagacaaaacttaaagatttctcaaaaccaattgaagtgttggtttgataaatgggcttgcgaaagaaaataccaggtgggcgATAAGTTGCTTAACTTATCTCCAACGTTGACAAATCCACTTCGGGCAAAACTCAgtggaccgtatgaaatagtctctcaaattaataatgAGAATTATGTTATCAAAACACCCGACCgatgtaaactaacacaggtggtacagatAAATATAATATAGCCTTATTTTGACAAGAGTGTTGtagtcaaaacatatgaatctggcaaacctgagaatgaagcaattgacttgtctgagacttttcacaagccacaCGTGGTCCCAGTAAGGCTAATGAACaccgttgttccagaaaacattgatagCAGTTTGACTCACTTGCAGCCAAagaaacaacaacagctgaaggaagtaattctacagtttaaagatttatttcccaatgtttccaagcaaaccacggtcgcaatacatgatgtagatattggttaaACAGATTAAGcaacacccatatcgcatgaacgtagaaaagtgtaacttggctgagcaagaaattgaaaatatgcagaaaatggtattattagtccttcagcatcagattggagctcacactgcgttattgtgcccaaacctgatggtagtgttagattttgcactgattataagaaggcaaatgcagtaacaaaaacacatGCCTATTCTATCCCTAGgatggatgattgcatcgataaggttggaaaagctgaatttcttacaaagattgatctgttgtcaGGGTATTgatgtgttccattgacgggcaGAGGTAGAAATAATTCTGCATTTATGATACCacctgggttgtatgaatataaTGTCTTGCTGTTTGGAATGAGAACTGGTCCAGGAACATTCCGGAGAATGAAtgattttgtaattcgagggttggaacacacagatgcctatactgatgacttagtcacagggagtgacacttgggaagagcatatctctgcagtagaaaagctgtttgacaggttttcccaggccagccttacagttaacttagatAAGattgaatttggccatgccattcTGACCTGTCTTGTCTATGATGTAGGTCaatgcaagttggctcctgttcgggcaaaagtccaggcaatttctcaagttcctattctgactgctaagaaggctctcagaaggtttctgggaatggatggacatTATCGTAAgctctgtaagaactttgctgctatcgctcttcctctgactaacctgaagaagggtgaaaagtttgtttggaccgagcctcgtcaggaggcatttgatcgattttaagttattatgtgagattaggccaatcaatgtagtattgtcagcaaatttaatcagcagattggagctgtgggtggcaataccagtcatgggtgcacagaaagtaaaggagggcgccaaagagacaaccctgtgggttatTTGTCctcagggtcagagagacagaggagatggagcccactcttaccacctgccggcgatctgacaggaagtccaggatccagctacacagggcagggtgaaggccgaggtctctgagctccttgtcgatacatcatgcctttgtatggctactgctcagCCAATGACTGCAAGGaatgcagagaactttggagagcagagaacatcagagaaacaagctccactccatggactcttcctatacTTCCACTCCCTCGGACaagcaggccatgtacacaaaaaacctcataacctggacattcttgctgcaaacacGCTCACACAtgggggaagagatacaaaagctttaaagtgcgtaacaccaggctgaaggatggcttcctgtcGGTGGTtagaagccaaatgaatgataaaatggactcagcctcacaatgtaactcgacgtgaccctgcaccatatgtctatctgtactgcacttcctctgcagccataatgctttgctACAGTTACTTtttttgttgtatatcagctcaatgtactgttgtaatgtatcgatctgtgtcgatggtacatcaggcaagattttcactgtagctcagtacgtgatgttaataaacaaatttccccaatttaattgtgtggaaatattataCAGACTGAAattctgctctggaacctcagaaggaaactgaattgttgtcatttctgaggaatgcaaatatatggaaaatgcttcaatctcgCTTTACGATCGGCAGCAACttggatcaggtgaccggtggtgggtctcccatatcaataacagaatcaggtttaatagcaccggcaaaTGCCAGGAAATTCGTTGTTAATGGTTAATTCTTAAcaaaagattttaacaattgcgatttaaaataagaatatatagtacaaaagcagaaaaaataaaaatgtaataaagtattttaattgtgtaaatgtaataaaccattttaattgtgtgcaactacttgactgactgggttgttgctttggaaattctgaagtgaagcgTAACTGAACTTTGCAAATTTATGAGAAGCgcagataaatacaaatggctaaattctctCATAAATGGGTCatacacccagaaacatcggcagcacttcagcacATCGAAACAGTGAATGAGACATgcagaaaatattacagaaaagtaaacattgtccacccacaacgagaggacgtgacagatccggatctcacagACTTGACTGAAGGGGCAAAAGGTGAAGCTACACGGACACgcagagcagtgacccgcagatgctgcagatctgcggaaCAACGTGAACAGGAAAAGGGATCAGGtcacgggtggagggtctcccagcTGAACTGGTGACTCCGCACCTCTCAACTCACACActgcccgacccatccgccgCGTTCCaaacattattccatatttacaccagatacatggttccttttccacaccatatctacaccgattcctttccctccacccccaggtcacagagtcacgggGTCGATTCCCATCCCGGTCCGAAACATAATTCAAGCCCAAACAGGAagtgttcacgtttcatttaaaccagttctgtgtttataaacactaatttctattcacattcctccggcttcagtggacaggaacactgaaacgtgaagtgagaaacagcaggaggtggccattcggcccctgtaaccatcaacaagatggcggctgctctcccatctcagccacgtttctgtccgatcctcatttcctcgatcccttcggtctccacacttCTGCCGGCCTCTTTTCCACgtgaggacgatcactgagtcttcactgccctctgtggaggggatttacagatattcaccaccctcggaataCAGACTTTTCCCCTCATCACAGTCCCGGACAGTACACcacctttttcagagactgtgaTATCTGGTTCAAccagtaatgatgttgtgcatttcaaagtgttctcctctcagtcctcgattctctaaatgaaagggttatcacatttgatctttcttcaagttgtgaccccaccactccagcgATCAGTCAGGTGAATCTTCATAATCTTCTTATagcaaatactctctaacctctttgctcatcctctatggaattaactTCTGCAGCCCCGTTTTGCCCCAAActctcacctcccacccctgtcactattttcaCCATCCACCTCCCCCTTATCCTGggtccacctctcactccccagctcttgccccatccccatccctcaccacttttctctgactatttcccgtccacactCAGACCAGAGtgtgggtctcggcccgaaatgttgacggtccatttccctccacagatgctgcccgaccctcagagttcctccggcagtttgttctttggtctgtataacccgtgttagtatggggagagAGATTTTAAACCATATTGCATGGTTAGGGTTAATGCACTTCTAGGTGAGACAACagcattaatcacgggtttcatcactgaatccagtgttgtgggatgtaaagtcccctgttatgtgtccggctgtgtcGTGTTTTTGTGGaatgggcagcgtggtgtttgtctcgattcgggtctcaacaccagaattgccagcggggtccccacacagtgtattagacaacagaaaacctctcatccctgcagtctttgtctcctggtaaactcaacaccctgacagtgtggaccatagataccccttcctctcagagtcaggggatcattcagacagctgatcgctgagaggaattatatttattggtcattaaagttcacccaggttcgtttggacggatttgatgtggagttcggggtgtcacagtgacaggcccggacggccgaactctctccgttgtccaaacatccttccaggtgaggcgacacttcacctgtgaatcttccggggttgcccgttgtgtccgctgctcccgatgcggccgcatCTACACTGGTGACgccggctcctccgcagttgtgtcGAGTAGGAAAGTTTTTTAACGGGTGTCGATATTTTTCTTcccttttgtgcgggaggggtgggttttgggggttgatgatcgggatgctgTCCTTTTTGATGCGGGAGgtttggagggagtttcatttttttctctctgaacgactttcatgttttctttgtttcgtgattttctggagaagaaaaaaactCAGCGTTatttatggatacctgctttgataataaattaacctttgaactatccacTCCGAGCGGGACTTACTTAGTTAGTCACTCAGACAGGTACAGTCTGAATGCTCCCACCCAATTCACCAATTCCActtacaccacagatatatctgCCCAGATACTCcccacacaagacaggctggagccaaaaatatttactacatgacagaccctaaagacaaattacaaaatagtcataatggcttacacacacagaacagagtgaagctgtcctatctctacacatgagtgcacaaggagataaCCATCCGGAAACCCTAGCTAGCTACcatcaagaagaaatatggctcagcatggcttagtacatctgttgatcatcagcagtttctttcagaaaaacaggctgctattttttgatgtagtgttaacccttttacatactgtatcattccctcctttagatcattacatgatcaacaaTGCAGTAACTTTTTACAGAGAACGCAACCAAGTACAGCATTGACTTCTCAGCGGGTAAAAACGGCatacatcagtaattataacaatgatatgtacaacCATTTGGATATAATGCAATGTCATGCCCTGCATATTACCGACAGGTCTTCAAAGATCACCATTTCGACCCTTTggtgaacccgtgtaaatcctgccctactctcTTGATGCTGTCAGTCTCCTCGGCAGTGTGCTGGGAGAGGGATTTaactcatcagggatataggtgcagcattctgtgtcagtAATAGCACAGGTTCCCTCTTTCACAGCTAGGATAAAATCTAAAGTCGTACGATTCTGAACGACTGTTTGCAGTATTGCAATGATTTCAGTGGAtgtttctgttacttgggcctgtgtttccgtcagggcccctgcagtattgtggccagctcctcaagtgctgtagccaaattgattatctctcgtgaattcctggctactccataggagagaaaagtgAACATCCAAAATCGCTCAGTCTCAGTTACTCCTCTCGGCTGCTGGCACCTGCGGTTCTGGCCGggatgcatgtttcccagtaTAGGAAGTTCAGTTTGGTGGGGGCCTGAGATACCATTCCTCAAAACACCGACagccacagtcatctctgactggaccacagttcctcactctcttccccctGGTGTTATTTGAGgaagcccaggctgagagttcctcactctggttgagcagAATTACAGACATTGGAATCATAGTTTTACCCAACAGGCCCCTAGTTCTACTAGTTTGGcaaggtgtgacagagagacagaaaggtgttaacatgGGGCCCCTCAGAAAGACATAAACACGAACACCTCTGTTACATTCCCTTAACGGTTTAAATGTACCAACAgcaatagaccacacctggagagtgcttttgatgttaaaaccactgtccttattcgtatctacttataatatgacaaattaagcaaaataatcaaaagctaaaagtgttatgagtacacatgtgtgtaaatataactcccaaaccactgagctcagggaataccaagcttaaAGTCTTGAGATGTTAAAGTATGAAATTCAGTTCATCCACTTAATCAATGTcaagagagagatatttgtaatccaaggtgaatgtcaagagaaggcaattacgttaaattccacaaattccacagCGGTAAAACAAGATAACCGTCGCTGCAGGT includes:
- the LOC132386846 gene encoding zinc finger protein 239-like produces the protein MAQQRVHTGERLFTCSVCGKGFTRSSHLLVHQRVHTGERPFICSVCGKGFTQSANLHSHERVHTGEKPFTCLECGKRFTHASTLQTHQRFHTGEKPFTCSVCEKRFTQSSDLLRHQRVHTGEKPLTCSECGKEFTRSFDLMAHQQDHSVERPYTCSNCGKGFTLSSKLLIHPHVHSGEPFTCSVSGMRFTDSSTLQRHQRVHTGEWPLTCSVCGKGFTRSFDLMAHQRVHTGERPFTCSVCGKGFNQSSNLQSHQRVHTGEKPFTCSECGKGFSHLSNLQRHQRVHTEEKLITCSVCEKGFTCSSTLKVHL